The Epinephelus lanceolatus isolate andai-2023 chromosome 11, ASM4190304v1, whole genome shotgun sequence genome window below encodes:
- the LOC117269705 gene encoding olfactory receptor 1F1-like, whose translation MELFNSALGKNITFVHPAYFIISGIPKMKHYCVFLFFVYVVSVLGNTVVMAVIYLDHNLRTPKYVAVFNLAFVDLFGNTALVPKVLDIFLFNHHYIPYNDCLTFLFFCYTCLSMQSFNLVALSYDRLIAIIYPLHYQVKVTHRFMLSLIASFWVFVIIAVLIAVGLLTRLSICKSVVINSYFCDHGQLYRLSCNDHFPNYVVSCLYPVLIFWLPLLFILLSYLYIGCTLAKVATVQEGLKAFKTCIAHLLLVAIYFIPMLITFTLMEKIHPNDRIINLSLTSIFPPMLNPIIYVLQTQEIKASVKRLLSEHLFCIHLHIFESHSGGESLFSEFWQQGIEKKRRKGRQIILQL comes from the exons ATGGAGTTATTTAACTCAGCTCTTGGGAAAAACATCACTTTTGTGCATCCTGCATATTTCATAATAAGTGGCATcccaaaaatgaaacattactgtgtctttctcttttttgtttatgttgtttcaGTGCTGGGAAACACAGTTGTGATGGCGGTAATATACTTGGATCATAATCTGAGAACTCCAAAATATGTTGCAgtttttaatttggcttttGTGGACCTGTTTGGTAACACTGCTTTGGTGCCAAAGGTTCTTGATATCTTTCTGTTTAACCATCACTACATCCCTTACAATGACTGCTTGAcgttcctttttttctgctacACCTGCCTTTCGATGCAGTCATTTAATCTGGTTGCACTGTCCTATGACAGACTGATAGCTATCATTTACCCACTGCACTATCAAGTGAAGGTGACTCACAGGTTCATGCTGTCTTTGATTGCCTCTTTCTGGGTCTTTGTCATAATTGCAGTACTCATTGCAGTTGGCCTCCTGACAAGACTTTCCATCTGTAagtctgtggttataaacagctATTTCTGTGACCATGGCCAGCTATACCGGCTTTCGTGCAATGACCATTTTCCCAATTATGTTGTCAGTTGTTTGTACCCTGTTCTGATATTTTGGCTTCCACTTCTTTTTATCTTGTTAAGTTACCTGTATATTGGCTGTACTTTGGCTAAAGTGGCCACGGTTCAAGAAGGACTGAAGGCCTTTAAAACTTGCATCGCTCATCTCTTATTGGTGGCAATATATTTCATTCCAATGTTAATCACATTTACCCTGATGGAAAAAATACATCCAAATGACAGGATCATAAACCTGTCTCTAACCTCCATCTTTCCTCCCATGTTGAATCCAATCATTTATGTTCTGCAGACACAGGAAATCAAGGCATCTGTGAAGAggttat TATctgaacatttattttgtattcatttaCATATCTTTG AGAGCCATAGTGGAGGAGAGAGTCTTTTTTCCGAGTTCTGGCAGCAGGGAATTGAGAAGAAGCGGAGGAAGGGCAGGCAGATCATCCTGCAGCTGTGA
- the LOC117247029 gene encoding olfactory receptor 6C4-like, which produces MNLFNSAFGKNISFVRPAYFVISGFSGIPNIKYYYVFLFFVYVVSVLGNTVVMTVIYLDHNLRTPKYIVVFNLAFADLFGSSALVPKLLDIFLFNHHYIPYNDCLTFFFFCYSSLSVQAFNLIALSYDRLIAIMDPLHYQVKVTNRFMLSLIASFWIFVIIAVLIAAGFLTRLSICKSVVINSYFCDHGQIYRLACNDYTPSFVISILLPVLIIWFPLVFILFTYIYIAYALSKVATVQERLKAFKTCTAHISLVAVYFLPVLITFTLMEKIHPNARIINLSLTSVFPPMLNPIIYVLQTQEIKESVKRLLKIRFQSKIVIPKVTTM; this is translated from the coding sequence ATGAACTTATTCAACTCAGCTTTTGGGAAAAACATCAGTTTTGTGCGTCCTGCATATTTTGTAATAAGTGGTTTTTCTGGCATCCCAAATATCAAGTATTACtatgtctttctcttttttgtttatgttgtttcaGTGCTGGGAAACACAGTTGTGATGACTGTAATCTACTTGGATCATAATCTGAGAACTCCAAAatatattgttgtttttaatttagcaTTTGCAGACCTGTTTGGTAGCTCTGCGTTGGTGCCAAAGCTTCTCGACATCTTTCTGTTTAACCATCACTACATTCCCTACAATGACTGCTTAacgttcttttttttctgctactCTAGCCTTTCAGTGCAGGCTTTTAATCTGATTGCACTGTCCTATGACAGACTGATAGCTATCATGGACCCACTGCACTATCAAGTGAAGGTGACCAACAGGTTCATGCTGTCTTTGATTGCCTCTTTCTGGATCTTTGTCATAATTGCAGTACTCATTGCAGCTGGCTTCCTGACAAGACTTTCCATCTGTAAATCTGTGGTTATTAACAGCTATTTCTGTGATCATGGCCAAATATACCGGCTGGCCTGCAATGACTATACACCCAGCTTTGTTATTAGTATTTTGTTACCAGTTCTTATTATTTGGTTTCCTCTGGTATTCATCTTGTTTACTTACATATACATTGCCTATGCATTGTCTAAAGTGGCCACAGTTCAAGAAAGACTCAAGGCCTTTAAAACCTGCACAGCTCATATTTCATTAGTGGCAGTCTATTTTCTGCCGGTATTAATCACATTTACCTTGATGGAAAAAATACATCCAAACGCGAGGATCATTAACCTGTCTCTGACATCCGTCTTTCCTCCCATGTTGAACCCAATCATTTATGTTCTGCAGACACAAGAAATCAAAGAATCTGTGAAAAGGTTATTAAAAATCAGATTCCAGTCAAAAATTGTTATTCCCAAAGTAACCACAATGTGA
- the LOC117269712 gene encoding olfactory receptor 1E5-like has protein sequence MNSFNSALGKNISFVRPAYFIIRGFIGIPNINYYYVFLFFVYVVAVLGNTLVMVVIYLDHNLRTPKYVAVFNLAFSDLLTSSALVPKLLDIFLFNHRYIPYNDCLTFLFFCYTSLSMQAFNLVALSYDRLIAIIYPLHYQVKVTNRFMLSLIASFWVFVTIAVLISAGLLTRLSICKSVVINSYFCDHGQIYQLACNDYFPSYVIGMMLVCLILWFPLIFILFSYSCIAYALSKVATVQERLKAFKTCTAHLSLVAIYFLPVLITLTIGTKIHPNARIINLSLTSVFPPMLNPIIYVLQTQEIKDSVRRLRKRLITKLQKTIPP, from the exons ATGAACTCTTTTAACTCAGCTCTTGGAAAAAACATCAGCTTTGTGAGACCTGCATACTTCATAATAAGGGGATTTATTGGTATACCTAATATCAATTATTACtatgtctttctcttttttgtttatgttgttgcaGTGCTGGGAAACACACTTGTGATGGTCGTCATATACTTGGATCATAATCTGAGAACTCCAAAATATGTTGCAGTTTTTAATTTAGCATTTTCTGACCTGTTGACTAGCTCTGCATTGGTGCCAAAGCTTCTCGACATCTTTCTGTTTAACCATCGCTACATCCCCTACAATGACTGCTTGAcgttcctttttttctgctacACTAGTCTTTCAATGCAGGCTTTTAATCTGGTTGCACTGTCCTATGACAGACTGATAGCTATCATTTACCCACTACACTATCAAGTGAAGGTGACCAACAGGTTCATGCTGTCTTTGATTGCCTCTTTCTGGGTCTTTGTCACAATTGCAGTACTCATTTCAGCTGGCCTTCTTACAAGACTTTCCATCTGTAAGTCTGTGGTTATTAACAGCTATTTCTGTGACCATGGTCAGATATATCAGCTTGCGTGCAATGATTATTTCCCCAGCTATGTTATTGGTATGATGTTGGTATGTCTTATTCTTTGGTTTCCATTAATATTCATCTTGTTTAGTTATTCATGTATTGCCTACGCATTGTCTAAAGTGGCCACAGTTCAGGAAAGACTCAAGGCCTTTAAAACCTGCACAGCTCATCTTTCACTGGTGGCAATCTATTTTCTCCCAGTGTTAATCACACTTACTATAGGTACCAAAATACATCCAAATGCCAGGATCATTAACCTGTCTCTGACCTCCGTCTTTCCCCCAATGTTGAACCCAATCATTTATGTTCTGCAGACACAAGAAATAAAAGATTCT GTGAGGCGTCTGAGAAAACGGTTAATT ACCAAGCTGCAGAAAACCATTCCCCCTTGA